Proteins encoded together in one Hevea brasiliensis isolate MT/VB/25A 57/8 chromosome 16, ASM3005281v1, whole genome shotgun sequence window:
- the LOC110664612 gene encoding protein RADIALIS-like 3: protein MESQSSTSVPSQNSNWTVKQHKLFEDALAIYDKDTPDRWCNIAKIVGGTTEEEVKIQYEILVSDINNIESDKVPLPNYKNEGRINEESLTRNNEEERLQQS, encoded by the exons ATGGAATCTCAATCTAGTACTTCTGTCCCAAGCCAGAACTCAAATTGGACAGTCAAGCAGCACAAATTGTTCGAAGATGCTCTTGCAATATATGATAAGGACACCCCTGATCGCTGGTGTAATATTGCCAAGATTGTTGGAGGAACAACTGAGGAGGAAGTGAAGATACAGTATGAGATCCTTGTAAGTGACATCAACAACATTGAATCAGATAAAGTCCCACTTCCTAATTACAAGAATGAAGGGAGAATCAATGAAGAAAGCTTGACAAGAAACAATGAGGAGGAAAG GCTGCAGCAGAGCTAA